One stretch of Paenibacillus sp. AN1007 DNA includes these proteins:
- the grpE gene encoding nucleotide exchange factor GrpE has product MIHLYKEVNILKEEQTFTEEQEVTAAEQEPVNEAAAAEAQAEEITDQEQAELARLKTEAEENQQRFVRAQADFDNFRRRTQKEKEELAKYASMKLVTELVPVLDNFERAMATVPEGTETESFAKGIQMILRQLETVLTNEGLTAMEAVGQPFNPEFHQAIMQVESEEHEEGIVVEEVQKGYMLKDKVLRPAMVKVSS; this is encoded by the coding sequence ATGATTCATTTATATAAGGAGGTGAACATCTTGAAAGAGGAGCAAACATTCACAGAAGAGCAAGAGGTAACAGCCGCCGAGCAGGAGCCAGTCAATGAGGCTGCAGCTGCTGAAGCACAGGCTGAGGAAATAACCGATCAGGAGCAGGCTGAGCTGGCGCGTTTGAAAACAGAGGCTGAGGAAAACCAGCAGCGTTTTGTACGTGCACAGGCTGATTTTGATAACTTCCGCCGCCGCACACAGAAGGAAAAAGAGGAGCTTGCGAAGTACGCTTCGATGAAGCTGGTCACCGAATTGGTTCCGGTTTTGGATAATTTCGAGCGTGCTATGGCAACTGTACCGGAAGGGACAGAGACTGAATCTTTTGCCAAAGGAATTCAAATGATTTTACGTCAATTGGAAACCGTGCTGACGAACGAAGGCCTGACTGCGATGGAAGCGGTTGGACAACCGTTTAACCCGGAGTTCCACCAAGCGATTATGCAGGTGGAGAGCGAGGAACACGAAGAAGGCATCGTGGTGGAAGAGGTTCAAAAAGGCTACATGCTGAAGGATAAAGTGCTTCGTCCGGCTATGGTTAAAGTCAGTTCTTAA